One window from the genome of Montipora foliosa isolate CH-2021 chromosome 5, ASM3666993v2, whole genome shotgun sequence encodes:
- the LOC138003771 gene encoding uncharacterized protein, translating to MLPRDHWISLLITRHFHQIGHAGVATTVAKIRTKFWIIRAHDLAKSVKFRCVCCREIEARTETQLMADLPRTRLEPFTPPFHHTACDYFGPFKVKISRKTATKHYGVIFTCMNTRAVHLELAVDYSTVEFMQTLRRFFTIRGQPALMMSDNGSQLVGAERELRQMIQGWNHKELKEFSAEKGMRWQFTTPGAPHQNGCAEALVKGAKKALKKAIGEQILTPFELYTCLLEVANLMNQRPIGRVPNDPDDGSYLCPNDMLLGRATSMVPQGPFRETRNPQHRVEFVQKIVDTFWRRWTRDVFPSLVPRKKWNAEKRTVRVDDIVIMEDSNSVRGNWTIGRIINVYPGRDGRVRNVKIKTATSEYKRPITKIVIIYPAEGYED from the coding sequence ATGCTTCCCCGGGACCACTGGATATCTCTTCTGATAACTCGACACTTCCATCAAATTGGACACGCTGGTGTAGCAACCACAGTAGCGAAGATAAGGACAAAGTTTTGGATCATAAGAGCTCATGATTTGGCCAAGTCCGTAAAGTTCCGATGCGTGTGCTGCAGAGAAATTGAAGCAAGAACTGAAACACAACTTATGGCTGACCTGCCCAGAACTCGCCTGGAACCGTTCACGCCCCCATTTCATCATACAGCATGTGATTACTTTGGACCATTCAAAGTGAAGATAAGCCGAAAAACAGCCACCAAGCATTATGGAGTAATCTTTACCTGCATGAACACGAGAGCTGTACATCTGGAGCTGGCAGTAGATTATTCTACCGTTGAATTTATGCAGACGCTGAGACGATTCTTTACCATCAGAGGACAGCCTGCGCTGATGATGAGTGATAACGGTTCTCAACTTGTGGGCGCAGAACGTGAACTCAGACAGATGATCCAGGGGTGGAATCACAAAGAGCTAAAAGAATTTAGCGCCGAGAAAGGAATGAGATGGCAGTTTACTACGCCCGGAGCACCACATCAAAATGGCTGCGCAGAAGCATTAGTTAAAGGCGCCAAGAAAGCCCTAAAGAAAGCAATTGGTGAACAAATCCTGACGCCATTTGAACTATACACCTGTTTATTGGAAGTCGCTAACCTGATGAATCAACGCCCCATTGGTAGAGTTCCTAACGACCCGGATGACGGCTCGTATCTGTGTCCAAACGACATGCTCCTTGGACGAGCTACCTCAATGGTACCACAAGGACCGTTCAGAGAGACCAGGAACCCACAGCATAGAGTCGAATTCGTACAGAAGATAGTAGACACCTTCTGGAGACGTTGGACCCGAGACGTGTTCCCGTCGTTGGTCCCTAGAAAGAAGTGGAACGCTGAAAAGCGCACTGTGAGAGTGGATGACATAGTCATCATGGAAGATTCCAACTCTGTTCGTGGAAACTGGACCATCGGAAGAATCATTAATGTTTACCCAGGAAGGGATGGCAGAGTTCGAAATGTAAAGATCAAGACGGCAACCTCGGAGTATAAAAGACCTATCACAAAGATTGTGATCATATACCCCGCCGAAGGATACGAGGACTGA
- the LOC138003765 gene encoding uncharacterized protein yields the protein MSEARENAIKQAKIKRRNCKGALTRQGKVVCHKLSANRPAEEIRKELKKYELAFEDLVSKHEEFLLLLEDDEQFEHEESWMEECQETYLKLSTDTEDFLKEQLVLSQSSHEKSIAGTSVTASATEKTTENVISQEEIHTENTINQKGKTAISSSSHQSSQEHAPEIQNSIVDNVQATDNVMTNDITDTPPVNVNGDSTQSAFRMEKPKMPKFSGDVREFAIFKADFKHLVEARYSKRDSITILRASLNGKPLELIKGIGQDYDAAWEHLESIYGDPRFVADTITQDIARFKPLRDGEDARFCDLVHLVRRSFNTLSEVGRQNDMDNNHMLAIIEQKMCSDDRKVWSRFLETTKCHATLEASMSWMTSEMKSRMRATAPLRSSKHLNVNQISAFEKKGTANHKRWLCKVSTHWTDQCQKFMSMSPSDRLKAVKENHSCFSCLKRAGRDHNVSNCSRRRQCSESFNGSQCKYFHHPLLHGANVTNSATALTVSSVAGSKQAILPVILVEILGSENVKRQGNLLLDSGAQVSLIKLSVADELGLKGKEVTITIAKVGGEEEELITKLFRVRIRSLVSRNVIHTVTAVGIHCISSDITEIKLSHVAGIFGLGKEEILRKNGPVDLLVGIDHPKLHTGETREAANLIARQSPLGWVIFGATSGKHEQVNRVFSVNVPTPIDMTDFWTTETMGVAAKPCECEADKLSPVERRELKIIEDSCQRIGHQWLIPYPWKRDPKELPNNETQAKKKLEAIESRLSKTPEHAAAYDRQMMEMTEMQFARKLTKQELETYKGPIHYIAHHEIVRPEKTTPIRIVFNSSASFQGHRLNDYWIKGPDLLNSLFGVTLRFRENEVAITGDISKMYHRVLIPEQDQQVHRYLWRNMETNREPDVYVKTVLTFGDKPAPAMAQIALRKTADQAKDSYPEAAQVLKNNTYMDDICDSVHSVQKAKRLTTELDEVLLKGGFQVKGWLSNQSLENEIIRQENPEMKLLQGQTQEKILGTVWNHAKDMLLFNVNPPNDITLTKRTVLSQIARIFDPVGFAAAFLVRAKVGMQRLWQQGLEWDQELPSASREEWIRFFQEMGDLNHVTFERSLTPADAIALPILCIFSDASNEAFGTCAYIRWRTESNEYDTRFIAAKSRVAPLKPLNIPRLELQAAVLATRLYQSIAEESRLQFEKVVFFSDSNIVLSWIRSQARGFKPFVSARVAEIQSNSDPSQWRHVPGELNVADDVSRGIPAQRLIGRWKQGPEFLRLPEEEWPQENSTADLNEVDKERRKTQAILLTGFLEVIDCKKFSNWRKLVRTSAYVFRFIRNLRTRCQAKKLPETPGQQMQLSREPLAPQELEKAERYWVKESQKTH from the coding sequence ATGTCTGAAGCACGAGAAAACGCTATCAAACAGGCCAAGATAAAACGGAGAAACTGTAAGGGAGCGCTAACCCGTCAAGGAAAAGTTGTTTGTCATAAATTATCTGCAAATCGGCCAGCGGAAGAAATCAGAAAGGAACTGAAAAAATATGAACTGGCATTCGAAGATCTAGTATCAAAACACGAGGAATTCTTACTGCTTCTCGAAGACGACGAGCAATTCGAGCACGAAGAATCATGGATGGAAGAATGTCAGGAAACATACCTAAAGCTTTCAACCGACACAGAAGATTTTTTAAAGGAACAATTAGTCTTAAGTCAAAGCTCACACGAAAAGAGCATCGCAGGAACTTCTGTCACTGCCAGCGCAACGGAAAAAACAACGGAAAATGTTATCAGCCAAGAAGAAATTCACACTGAAAACACAATTAACCAGAAAGGAAAAACTGCAATTTCATCTTCCAGTCATCAGTCTTCTCAAGAACATGCACCCGAGATACAGAATTCTATCGTCGATAATGTGCAAGCTACTGATAACGTAATGACTAATGACATTACAGACACACCGCCTGTCAACGTAAATGGAGACAGCACGCAATCAGCTTTCCGGATGGAAAAACCAAAAATGCCAAAGTTCTCAGGCGACGTCAGGGAATTCGCGATCTTCAAAGCGGATTTCAAACATCTGGTGGAGGCACGATACAGTAAACGTGATTCGATTACCATTCTAAGAGCAAGCTTGAATGGAAAGCCTTTGGAATTAATAAAAGGAATTGGCCAGGACTACGATGCCGCATGGGAGCATCTGGAATCAATCTATGGAGACCCACGATTTGTTGCTGACACTATCACGCAAGATATCGCCCGATTTAAGCCTTTGCGTGACGGGGAAGACGCCCGTTTTTGTGACTTAGTGCACCTCGTGAGACGAAGTTTCAACACCCTTTCGGAAGTTGGGCGGCAAAATGACATGGACAATAATCACATGTTGGCGATTATTGAACAAAAAATGTGTTCCGACGACCGCAAAGTTTGGTCACGTTTCTTAGAAACCACAAAATGTCACGCCACACTGGAAGCGTCAATGTCCTGGATGACATCCGAAATGAAATCTAGAATGAGAGCCACGGCACCGCTGAGAAGTTCTAAGCACCTAAACGTCAATCAGATATCAGCATTTGAGAAAAAAGGGACAGCAAACCACAAGCGCTGGTTGTGTAAGGTGTCAACCCACTGGACGGACCAGTGCCAGAAATTTATGTCAATGTCCCCCAGCGACCGTCTCAAGGCCGTCAAGGAGAACCATagttgtttcagttgtctgaAAAGAGCTGGTCGTGATCATAATGTTTCCAACTGCTCCCGCAGACGCCAATGCAGTGAGTCATTTAACGGAAGTCAGTGCAAATACTTTCACCACCCATTGTTACACGGTGCCAATGTAACGAATTCCGCTACAGCCTTAACAGTTTCATCCGTTGCGGGCAGCAAACAGGCAATTCTTCCAGTCATTCTTGTGGAAATTCTGGGATCTGAAAATGTCAAAAGGCAAGGAAACCTGCTCCTGGACTCTGGTGCTCAGGTCAGCTTAATCAAGTTGTCAGTAGCAGACGAACTCGGTCTTAAGGGAAAGGAAGTCACCATCACCATAGCTAAAGTTGGAGGGGAGGAAGAAGAATTGATAACGAAGCTATTCCGTGTTCGCATCCGATCATTGGTGAGCCGAAATGTTATCCATACTGTTACAGCCGTGGGCATCCATTGCATAAGCAGTGACATTACCGAAATAAAGCTCAGTCACGTTGCTGGAATTTTTGGCCTCGGAAAAGAGGAAATCCTTCGAAAAAATGGCCCGGTTGACCTACTCGTTGGCATTGACCACCCAAAACTGCATACAGGTGAGACCAGGGAAGCTGCTAACCTTATAGCAAGACAGTCCCCCCTTGGCTGGGTAATATTTGGAGCCACATCCGGAAAACATGAACAAGTGAACCGCGTCTTTAGCGTAAACGTCCCCACGCCTATAGACATGACTGACTTTTggacaacagaaacaatgggAGTCGCTGCCAAGCCTTGTGAATGTGAAGCTGACAAGTTAAGTCCCGTAGAACGCAGAGAATTGAAAATTATTGAAGACTCCTGTCAAAGGATTGGACACCAGTGGCTAATACCCTACCCATGGAAACGAGACCCGAAGGAACTGCCAAACAATGAAACACAAGCTAAGAAGAAACTGGAAGCAATTGAGAGCCGCCTGTCAAAAACACCGGAGCATGCAGCCGCCTATGACAGACAAATGATGGAAATGACAGAGATGCAGTTTGCACGCAAGCTCACAAAGCAGGAATTGGAGACATACAAGGGACCAATCCATTACATTGCCCACCACGAGATAGTGAGACCCGAAAAGACAACGCCCATCCGCATAGTCTTCAACTCATCTGCTTCATTTCAAGGTCACCGACTAAATGATTACTGGATAAAAGGGCCTGACCTGCTAAACAGCCTTTTTGGAGTCACCTTACGATTCAGAGAAAATGAAGTAGCTATAACCGGAGATATCTCAAAGATGTATCACAGGGTTCTTATCCCCGAGCAGGATCAGCAAGTACACCGATATCTTTGGAGAAACATGGAAACTAATCGAGAGCCTGATGTTTATGTAAAGACGGTGCTGACGTTTGGAGATAAGCCTGCACCTGCTATGGCACAGATCGCTCTGAGAAAAACCGCAGATCAAGCAAAGGATTCGTATCCCGAAGCTGCCCAGGTATTGAAGAACAACACCTACATGGACGACATTTGTGATTCAGTCCATTCCGTTCAAAAAGCCAAGCGACTGACAACTGAGCTGGATGAAGTATTGCTGAAAGGTGGATTTCAAGTCAAGGGATGGCTATCAAACCAGTCTTTAGAGAATGAAATTATCAGACAAGAGAATCCTGAAATGAAATTGCTGCAAGGCCAAACACAAGAAAAGATACTAGGAACTGTTTGGAATCACGCCAAAGACATGCTCCTGTTCAACGTTAACCCGCCTAACGACATTACTCTGACCAAGAGAACAGTACTCAGCCAGATTGCTCGAATATTTGATCCAGTTGGATTCGCAGCAGCCTTTCTAGTTCGCGCTAAAGTCGGAATGCAGCGTCTGTGGCAACAAGGCTTAGAATGGGATCAAGAGCTGCCTTCAGCATCACGGGAAGAATGGAttcgtttcttccaagaaatGGGAGACTTGAATCACGTGACCTTTGAAAGATCCCTCACCCCAGCGGACGCGATTGCACTTCCAATACTCTGTATCTTTTCTGACGCATCCAACGAAGCCTTTGGAACTTGTGCCTACATCAGATGGCGAACCGAGAGCAATGAGTATGACACACGATTCATAGCCGCCAAATCAAGAGTAGCCCCACTGAAACCGTTGAACATACCCCGCCTAGAACTACAAGCAGCAGTACTAGCAACCCGGCTATATCAGTCCATAGCAGAAGAGTCAAGACTGCAATTTGAGAAAGTCGTATTCTTCTCAGACAGCAACATCGTATTGTCATGGATTCGCAGTCAAGCGAGAGGGTTCAAACCGTTTGTGTCCGCCCGAGTCGCAGAAATTCAAAGCAATTCTGATCCGTCTCAGTGGAGACATGTCCCTGGAGAGTTAAATGTCGCTGATGACGTCTCTCGTGGCATACCGGCACAACGACTGATTGGCAGATGGAAGCAGGGACCAGAATTCTTACGACTGCCCGAGGAGGAGTGGCCTCAAGAAAACTCAACAGCTGACCTGAACGAAGTAGACAAGGAACGCCGTAAAACTCAAGCCATTCTGCTCACCGGTTTCCTTGAAGTTATCGACTGTAAGAAGTTCTCAAACTGGAGAAAACTTGTCAGGACAAGCGCCTATGTATTTAGATTCATCAGGAATCTACGTACCCGATGTCAAGCAAAGAAATTACCCGAAACCCCCGGACAGCAGATGCAATTGAGCCGCGAACCATTGGCGCCGCAAGAACTGGAGAAAGCCGAGAGGTACTGGGTCAAAGAAAGCCAGAAAACCCACTAA
- the LOC138002500 gene encoding uncharacterized protein produces MKPYKFKPGGTERGNAWTSIAVDLGALEDITFNVTQKSVRDRYRLLVEKHKRKMRSQEGESGSTTEETELDQLLQNITEEADEATGLYDQENKRKQEENQTDCRNAEEVRMKALEGLGETQKRRNEEEKDDSSSLGSRKKRKSGTETMVYLQNKAEKEFELRKEELQMKKQEMEQQKELLKDEKQNQLSDRSKHTENVLAISISASKFTTTINPATTTTPTDVHESTATATTANSDAVNTHRKIDQKLA; encoded by the coding sequence ATGAAGCCTTACAAGTTTAAACCTGGCGGCACGGAGCGTGGAAATGCTTGGACTTCTATCGCTGTTGATCTTGGAGCCTTGGAAGACATCACTTTTAATGTTACGCAAAAATCCGTTAGGGACAGATACAGGTTACTTGTCGAAAAGCACAAACGAAAAATGCGTTCACAGGAAGGTGAAAGCGGCTCAACTACAGAGGAAACGGAGTTAGACCAACTTCTTCAAAATATAACAGAAGAGGCTGACGAGGCAACTGGGTTATATGATCAAGAAAACAAGAGAAAGCAAGAGGAAAATCAGACGGATTGCCGAAATGCCGAAGAAGTTCGTATGAAGGCTTTAGAAGGCTTAGGGGAGACACAAAAGCGACGaaacgaagaagaaaaagatgACTCTTCAAGTCTGGGCAgtcgaaaaaaaagaaaatcagggACAGAGACCATGGTTTATCTTCAAAACAAGGCCGAGAAGGAATTTGAATTGCGGAAAGAAGAATTACAAATGAAGAAGCAAGAAATGGAGCAACAGAAAGAGTTGTTGAAGGATGAGAAGCAAAACCAGCTTTCGGATCGCTCAAAACACACAGAAAATGTTTTAGCAATTTCAATCTCAGCAAGTAAATTTACAACAACAATTAatccagcaacaacaacaacaccaacagatGTGCATGAgtcaacagcaacagcaacaacagcaaactCAGATGCTGTTAACACGCATCGAAAAATTGACCAAAAACTAGCTTGA